From Acinetobacter lwoffii, a single genomic window includes:
- a CDS encoding glycerate kinase: MPLTFVLAPDSFKESMSAAQACQAMQRGIQNVIPDAHIIHVPMADGGEGTVDALISSLKGQSIACEVTGPLPEQRIQTYWGLVDPGQTAVIEMAEANGIHLLKPSQRNPMLTSTYGTGEMIKQALDLSVKKIIIGLGGSVTNDGGAGMAQALGVRFLNHAGELIQVCGGNLDLVKSMDLSELDPRLADTEIIIASDVNNPLCGPNGASIIFGPQKGATPEMVKQLDQNLCHFADVVAQQIGCDYRHVAGAGAAGGLGFGLMAFTAASIRSGVELMIEQVQLNEKIAQADHVFTGEGKIDFQTKFGKTPFGVAQVAKYFNKPVIAFAGLVGEGVEDLFESGFSQIIGINPPDCPLEEALNNAEMNLGKAVAEIVKNLLTQ, from the coding sequence ATGCCGCTCACCTTTGTACTTGCTCCTGACTCATTTAAAGAAAGCATGTCTGCTGCGCAGGCTTGTCAGGCCATGCAACGCGGTATTCAGAACGTCATTCCGGATGCCCATATCATTCATGTGCCAATGGCTGATGGCGGTGAAGGCACGGTCGATGCATTGATTTCAAGTTTAAAGGGGCAAAGTATTGCATGTGAAGTGACCGGACCACTGCCTGAGCAACGTATTCAGACCTATTGGGGTTTGGTTGATCCAGGTCAAACTGCCGTGATTGAAATGGCCGAGGCCAATGGCATTCATTTATTGAAGCCTTCACAGCGTAATCCGATGCTCACTTCAACTTATGGCACAGGAGAAATGATCAAACAGGCATTGGACTTGAGTGTGAAAAAAATCATCATTGGGCTGGGTGGGAGTGTTACCAATGATGGTGGTGCCGGCATGGCACAGGCACTGGGTGTGCGGTTTCTAAATCATGCGGGTGAATTAATTCAGGTCTGTGGTGGAAACTTAGATCTGGTCAAATCAATGGATTTATCCGAACTTGATCCACGTTTAGCAGATACTGAAATAATTATTGCATCGGATGTCAACAATCCACTGTGTGGACCAAATGGTGCATCGATAATCTTTGGACCACAAAAAGGTGCAACGCCTGAAATGGTCAAGCAGTTGGATCAAAACCTCTGTCATTTCGCCGATGTGGTTGCTCAGCAGATTGGCTGTGATTATCGTCATGTGGCAGGTGCGGGCGCTGCCGGTGGATTGGGTTTTGGTTTAATGGCATTCACTGCTGCTTCCATTCGATCAGGTGTAGAGCTGATGATTGAACAGGTTCAACTCAACGAGAAAATAGCGCAAGCAGATCATGTGTTTACCGGGGAAGGTAAAATTGATTTTCAAACCAAATTTGGCAAAACGCCATTTGGTGTGGCGCAGGTTGCAAAATACTTCAATAAACCGGTGATTGCTTTTGCGGGTCTAGTCGGTGAAGGGGTTGAGGATTTGTTTGAGTCAGGATTTAGCCAGATTATTGGGATTAATCCGCCAGATTGTCCTTTAGAGGAAGCCTTAAATAATGCAGAAATGAACTTGGGGAAAGCTGTCGCTGAGATAGTTAAAAATCTTTTGACACAGTGA